One Prolixibacteraceae bacterium DNA segment encodes these proteins:
- a CDS encoding 2-oxoglutarate dehydrogenase E1 component, with the protein MDKFSNIGNQELGSIENLYQSFLEDPDSIEPSWRHFFEGFDFAQTHFPQKPGEELISEPIQKEFRVINLIHGYRQRGHLFTRTNPVRTRRQYTPTLALENFGLSEKDLDTPFHAAQQIGMPTSPLKEIIAHLEKTYCASVGVEYLYMRKPEIVKWLQERMEVSQNRETLTNDRKRHFFHHLSHAVGFENFIHRRFVGQKRFSIEGAETLIPALDSVIEWGAELGIQEFIIGMAHRGRLNVLSNVMQKPSQEIFNEFMGTEYEDGISLGDVKYHLGYENNITTDRGKEVALKLLPNPSHLEAVGPLTMGMARGYIDHKYQKNMDRVAPIVIHGDAAIAAQGVVYESVQMEQLDGYRCGGTVHLVINNQVGFTTNYLDARSSTYCTDVAKVIRSPVFHVNGDDVEAVIYTVKLAMEFRQRFHSDVFVDILSYRKYGHNEGDEPRFTQPKLYGLIAKHPNPRDIYAKKLIESGILLESNVASKIAEVEKILDQNLEACKELGCIKIKKFLLEEQHRFRLPLAQDSMDYVSTSLPSEKITILGEEITKVSEEGGFFKKILKLNNDRKKMMAQGVIDWAIAEQLAYASLLDEGYSVRISGQDSERGTFSHRHAAWVRENSHNKYFPLKQIGGKKVPFYIYNSHLSEYGVLGFEYGYALAKPDGLSIWEAQFGDFANVAQVMFDQYISSAGEKWGLKNGITLFLPHGYEGQGPEHSSARIERLLSLCASNNMRVLNLTSSANLFHALRNQVISDIRVPMIIYTPKSLLRDPLVYDPISLLSEGTFRKVIEEPVEDSEKIKRVVFCTGKIYTDLISKIKKEKYEQIALVRVEQLYPFPTLEIQTIKEKYPNAKTHLWVQDEPHNMGTWPSIALNHMDLMLQPVTRKESGSPATGLPKQHNMRLERIVNEVFKDIK; encoded by the coding sequence ATGGATAAATTCTCAAATATTGGAAACCAAGAACTAGGTAGCATAGAGAACTTATATCAGAGTTTTCTTGAAGATCCCGATAGTATAGAGCCATCGTGGAGACATTTTTTCGAGGGATTTGATTTCGCACAGACACACTTCCCTCAGAAACCAGGAGAGGAGCTTATCAGTGAACCGATCCAAAAAGAGTTTCGTGTTATCAATTTAATCCACGGATATAGACAACGTGGTCATCTTTTTACACGAACCAATCCTGTAAGAACCCGTAGGCAGTATACACCAACCTTGGCTCTTGAGAACTTTGGACTATCAGAGAAGGACTTGGACACCCCATTTCATGCAGCCCAACAAATCGGGATGCCCACCTCTCCATTAAAAGAGATCATTGCCCATCTAGAAAAAACATATTGTGCTTCTGTTGGAGTGGAGTATCTCTATATGCGTAAACCAGAGATTGTAAAGTGGCTTCAAGAACGCATGGAGGTCTCTCAAAATAGAGAGACACTGACCAATGACAGAAAACGTCACTTTTTTCACCACTTGAGCCATGCGGTGGGTTTTGAGAATTTTATCCATCGTCGTTTTGTTGGTCAAAAACGTTTCTCTATTGAAGGAGCCGAAACACTCATCCCTGCACTAGATAGTGTAATCGAATGGGGAGCAGAACTTGGCATCCAAGAGTTCATCATTGGAATGGCTCATAGAGGTCGACTCAATGTCCTCTCGAATGTTATGCAGAAGCCGAGTCAAGAGATCTTCAATGAATTTATGGGTACGGAATATGAAGATGGCATTAGTCTAGGGGATGTAAAATACCATTTAGGATACGAAAACAACATCACGACAGATCGCGGGAAAGAGGTCGCTCTAAAGTTACTACCAAACCCGAGTCACTTAGAGGCAGTAGGTCCTTTGACGATGGGGATGGCAAGAGGTTACATTGACCATAAATATCAAAAAAATATGGATCGAGTGGCTCCAATTGTTATCCATGGTGACGCTGCGATTGCTGCCCAAGGAGTCGTTTATGAATCGGTACAGATGGAACAGTTAGATGGTTACAGATGTGGTGGAACCGTTCACTTGGTCATCAACAACCAAGTGGGATTCACGACTAACTATTTGGATGCTAGATCTAGCACCTACTGTACAGATGTTGCAAAAGTGATTCGAAGCCCTGTTTTTCATGTCAATGGAGATGATGTAGAGGCGGTGATATATACTGTAAAACTAGCAATGGAGTTTAGACAAAGGTTTCATTCCGATGTCTTTGTCGATATATTATCGTATCGAAAATATGGACATAACGAAGGAGATGAGCCTCGTTTTACCCAACCTAAACTGTATGGACTCATTGCAAAACATCCCAATCCTAGAGACATCTACGCAAAGAAACTGATAGAGTCAGGGATATTGCTGGAGAGTAATGTGGCAAGTAAGATTGCAGAGGTCGAGAAGATATTAGACCAGAACCTGGAGGCCTGTAAAGAGCTTGGCTGTATCAAGATAAAGAAGTTCTTGCTAGAGGAGCAGCATCGTTTTCGCCTTCCACTAGCCCAGGATTCGATGGACTATGTTTCCACCTCCCTACCTTCGGAAAAAATTACAATTCTTGGAGAAGAGATTACCAAAGTGTCTGAAGAGGGTGGTTTCTTTAAGAAGATATTAAAGCTAAATAACGACCGTAAAAAGATGATGGCTCAAGGGGTCATCGATTGGGCTATAGCAGAACAGCTTGCTTATGCCTCTCTTTTGGATGAAGGATACTCTGTGCGTATTTCGGGACAAGACTCCGAACGTGGAACTTTCTCGCACCGTCATGCTGCATGGGTAAGAGAAAACTCTCACAATAAATATTTCCCTTTAAAACAGATTGGGGGGAAGAAAGTGCCATTTTATATCTACAACTCTCACTTATCAGAGTATGGTGTGTTAGGGTTTGAGTATGGTTACGCACTTGCAAAACCGGATGGTTTGTCTATATGGGAAGCCCAGTTTGGTGATTTTGCCAATGTAGCACAGGTGATGTTCGACCAATATATCAGTAGTGCTGGTGAGAAGTGGGGACTTAAAAATGGGATTACGCTTTTCCTTCCACACGGATATGAGGGACAGGGTCCAGAACACTCTTCGGCTAGAATCGAACGTCTACTCTCTTTATGCGCAAGTAATAATATGAGGGTGTTGAACCTGACCTCTTCTGCAAACCTATTTCATGCATTACGTAATCAGGTGATTTCAGACATTCGTGTTCCGATGATCATATACACTCCAAAAAGTTTGTTGAGAGATCCACTGGTATATGATCCAATTTCGCTTTTATCAGAAGGAACTTTTCGTAAGGTTATTGAAGAGCCTGTGGAGGATTCAGAGAAAATTAAACGAGTGGTTTTCTGCACTGGAAAAATATATACAGATCTTATCTCAAAGATAAAAAAGGAGAAATATGAACAGATAGCACTCGTTCGGGTAGAACAACTATACCCATTCCCTACACTGGAGATTCAAACGATCAAAGAGAAGTATCCAAATGCAAAAACGCATCTTTGGGTTCAGGATGAACCGCACAATATGGGAACATGGCCTTCTATTGCATTGAACCATATGGATCTGATGTTACAACCTGTCACTCGTAAAGAGAGTGGTAGTCCTGCTACAGGACTGCCGAAACAGCACAACATGAGATTGGAGAGAATTGTAAACGAAGTTTTTAAAGATATTAAATAA
- a CDS encoding PD-(D/E)XK nuclease family protein, with product MKGFLHQLAEHFYHTYGHNIHALTIIMPSKRAGAFFLKYLQSIANEPILTPKIVTINEVVEDLSAIQKVDTLTLSFHLYRIYKEITGTDETFDSFYPWGTMLISDFDDVDKYLVDAKLLFTHIEDYKLVDQKFDYLSEEQKDYLGKFWKSFSQKRRSKMQERFEATWNKLYDVYVAFRKFLIEENIGYEGVLYRDLGEKIQDKSLVSNFPGPVFVVGLNALNRCEIMLLSYLKENHQAAFFWDIHPDFIADKEHDAAFFLRRNLKLFPQDTDFDYRPLLDKKIEVVSVPSAIGQSQPVAAFVQERLKAYQHKQHIRFDQISIVLCDEDLLLPTIGAIPKVAGHAPTVNITMGFPMKITPIHSLITLLIDLHRNIHVDGRGVRLFYHKNVQRILNHQLVQMCDSDNSEKLSQSIIQENKVYLHSNELRRGDFLSSLFVFHHDVMAFNRYLLQMLQMIFAGIKEKEEAYVGMQEEFIFKAYKSIKRLGELLDENQKEQDLRLSLPIYFKLLRQYLSQESLPFEGDPLEGVQVMGILETRLLDFENVVVLSMNEGSMPKASGSNSVIPYNLRRAFELPSVEEKCAIYSYYFYRLLQHPKTVQLVYNSTTDGMNNGERSRYLYQLQMQYGYSIPEKTITYEVGSIDTKEIVVPKDESVMQRMSPYLDGKRTLSPSALNGYLDCPLRFYFRYVANVMPSEEVAEEVDARLFGNIYHKVMEDLYKPWMNQVVSKEMFLKLAKDDKRLDATILSAFRTEYFKVENAIVQGRNVLVFEIVKKYVKKTITVDSDHAPMTILGLEVKKKKSISIFDGKYHIFIGGTIDRVDEVDGKLRIIDYKSGTVDFNFNNVPSLFDSEDEGRNKAALQTLIYGYVYGDHEVTDRHMSAGIYQIQALFKDPFVSTINSKEDGLVEDIKEQMPKLETHLTQTFETLFNSSIPFVQTECEAKCTYCDYNKICRKV from the coding sequence ATGAAAGGATTTTTACATCAACTGGCCGAACATTTTTATCATACTTATGGACATAATATTCATGCCTTGACTATTATTATGCCAAGTAAGCGTGCAGGTGCTTTCTTTTTGAAATATTTGCAGTCTATCGCGAATGAGCCAATACTTACCCCAAAAATTGTAACGATCAATGAGGTGGTGGAAGATCTTTCTGCGATTCAAAAAGTGGATACTTTGACGCTGTCATTTCATCTATATCGTATCTATAAAGAGATTACTGGTACGGATGAGACTTTTGATAGTTTTTACCCTTGGGGTACGATGTTGATCTCTGACTTCGATGATGTCGATAAGTATCTTGTGGATGCAAAGTTATTGTTTACCCACATTGAGGACTACAAACTCGTGGATCAAAAGTTCGACTATCTTAGTGAGGAACAGAAAGACTATCTCGGTAAGTTTTGGAAATCGTTTAGTCAAAAGCGTCGTTCTAAGATGCAAGAGCGTTTCGAAGCCACGTGGAACAAATTGTATGATGTATATGTCGCTTTTCGAAAATTCCTAATAGAAGAGAATATTGGTTATGAGGGGGTGCTTTATCGTGATTTGGGAGAGAAGATTCAGGACAAATCGCTTGTGTCAAACTTTCCTGGACCTGTATTTGTGGTCGGGTTGAATGCCTTGAATCGATGTGAGATAATGTTGTTAAGCTACCTCAAAGAGAACCACCAGGCGGCTTTCTTCTGGGATATACATCCAGATTTTATTGCCGATAAAGAGCATGATGCGGCATTTTTCCTTCGTAGAAATTTGAAGCTTTTCCCTCAGGATACCGATTTCGACTATAGGCCCTTGTTGGATAAAAAGATAGAGGTGGTTTCTGTCCCCTCTGCTATTGGGCAATCTCAGCCTGTGGCTGCTTTTGTTCAAGAACGATTGAAAGCGTATCAACACAAACAACATATCCGATTCGACCAAATATCCATTGTCTTATGTGACGAAGATCTTCTACTTCCAACCATTGGGGCTATCCCCAAAGTGGCAGGTCATGCGCCTACTGTAAATATTACGATGGGTTTTCCTATGAAGATTACTCCGATTCATAGTTTGATCACTTTATTGATCGATCTTCATAGAAATATTCATGTCGATGGAAGGGGAGTGCGTCTTTTCTATCACAAGAATGTACAACGTATTCTAAACCACCAGTTGGTTCAGATGTGTGATAGTGATAATAGTGAGAAGCTATCTCAAAGTATTATTCAAGAGAATAAAGTCTACCTACATAGCAATGAGTTGAGGAGAGGTGATTTCCTTTCCAGCCTTTTTGTCTTCCATCATGATGTCATGGCCTTTAATCGTTATCTTCTTCAGATGCTCCAAATGATTTTTGCGGGGATCAAAGAGAAAGAGGAGGCTTATGTGGGCATGCAAGAGGAGTTTATATTCAAAGCATATAAGTCGATAAAGAGGTTAGGAGAGCTGCTCGATGAAAATCAAAAAGAGCAGGACTTAAGGCTATCCCTTCCTATCTATTTCAAACTCTTAAGACAATATCTCTCTCAAGAGTCTCTGCCTTTCGAAGGCGATCCATTAGAGGGGGTGCAAGTAATGGGAATTTTGGAGACCCGACTCCTTGATTTCGAGAATGTCGTTGTCCTATCTATGAATGAGGGGTCCATGCCAAAGGCTAGTGGTAGTAACTCCGTGATTCCTTATAACCTGCGACGTGCTTTTGAGCTTCCTTCCGTTGAAGAGAAGTGTGCGATTTATTCTTACTATTTTTATCGTCTTCTACAGCACCCTAAAACGGTGCAGTTGGTTTATAACTCCACAACCGATGGGATGAACAATGGCGAACGAAGTCGATATCTATACCAACTTCAAATGCAATATGGTTATAGTATTCCTGAAAAAACCATCACCTACGAAGTGGGAAGTATCGATACCAAAGAGATTGTAGTTCCCAAAGATGAATCTGTTATGCAACGAATGTCTCCCTATTTGGATGGCAAAAGGACGTTGTCTCCATCCGCTTTGAATGGATATTTGGATTGTCCTTTGAGATTCTATTTCCGATATGTGGCCAATGTAATGCCTTCGGAGGAGGTAGCGGAAGAGGTCGATGCGCGTCTTTTTGGTAACATCTATCATAAAGTGATGGAGGACCTCTATAAACCATGGATGAACCAAGTGGTCTCCAAAGAGATGTTTTTAAAGCTTGCTAAGGACGATAAAAGGCTGGATGCAACAATCCTCAGCGCTTTTCGTACCGAGTACTTCAAAGTAGAAAATGCAATCGTTCAAGGACGTAATGTTCTAGTATTCGAGATTGTAAAAAAATATGTAAAGAAAACCATCACGGTGGATAGCGATCATGCCCCCATGACTATTTTGGGGCTGGAGGTGAAAAAGAAAAAGTCAATTTCTATTTTTGATGGCAAATATCATATATTTATTGGTGGAACCATTGACCGTGTAGACGAAGTGGATGGAAAACTTCGTATTATTGATTATAAATCGGGAACGGTGGATTTCAACTTTAACAATGTTCCATCGCTCTTTGACTCCGAGGATGAAGGGCGAAACAAAGCGGCACTACAAACGCTTATCTATGGATATGTTTATGGAGATCATGAGGTGACGGATCGTCATATGAGTGCTGGGATCTATCAAATACAGGCCCTGTTCAAAGATCCTTTTGTCTCAACGATTAACTCTAAAGAGGATGGTCTCGTCGAAGATATAAAGGAGCAGATGCCTAAACTAGAAACCCATCTTACCCAAACTTTCGAAACGCTTTTTAATTCAAGTATTCCTTTTGTACAGACCGAGTGTGAGGCAAAATGTACCTATTGCGATTACAATAAGATATGTAGGAAAGTATAG
- a CDS encoding dihydrofolate reductase family protein encodes MRKVVLFIAMSIDGYIATEDHDLTWLNIAEKEGEDYGYKALYDQADTYIVGRKTYDIICSFTDGKLPQAENMDCYILTKQDIPSQNNITFYNQDLETLISKLKQKEGKTIVCDGGSEVVKLLMEKNLIDEYIITVIPTILGSGIPLFKGGIDPIKIKAQPSKYFDNGVVQLHYTKEAE; translated from the coding sequence ATGAGAAAAGTAGTTCTATTTATCGCAATGAGTATCGATGGCTATATCGCCACCGAAGACCATGACCTGACTTGGCTAAATATCGCAGAAAAAGAGGGAGAAGACTATGGGTACAAAGCACTATACGACCAAGCAGACACCTATATTGTAGGTCGCAAAACTTACGATATTATCTGCTCTTTCACCGATGGCAAACTACCCCAAGCAGAGAATATGGATTGTTATATTCTCACCAAACAAGACATTCCATCCCAAAACAACATCACCTTCTACAACCAAGATCTTGAGACACTAATCTCAAAACTAAAGCAAAAAGAGGGAAAAACGATCGTTTGTGATGGAGGATCTGAAGTAGTAAAACTATTGATGGAGAAAAATCTAATCGATGAATATATCATCACCGTAATCCCAACCATTTTAGGATCAGGCATACCACTTTTCAAAGGAGGTATCGACCCAATAAAAATCAAAGCACAACCTTCAAAGTATTTTGATAACGGCGTCGTGCAACTACACTACACCAAAGAAGCAGAATAA
- a CDS encoding helix-turn-helix domain-containing protein, which translates to MIATYYPEQNTTLAQYIEIIWADSTPHQAASHWHHAPLFTELIFNYEGAFKMEGDLIINTHSSSHQTLLSGLKKSPFKTKLSGNYINIGFIMKPHCYSLIKQHLNTPLLHQIAEALYDHFFNQPTIDSWFLQQLLKPLFSSKNIPTPVSNLAFHLSNSIEEKKRIQTLESHTISNKHLISLFKKTYGITPNQFLQLQRVNQAITIQSQKNTKNLAALALEVGFFDQSHFIRTFKKFCGETPQKFFQRNIG; encoded by the coding sequence ATGATAGCCACATATTATCCAGAACAAAATACAACTCTCGCACAGTATATCGAGATTATCTGGGCAGATTCAACGCCACACCAAGCTGCCAGCCATTGGCATCATGCCCCACTTTTCACTGAACTTATTTTTAACTACGAAGGGGCCTTTAAAATGGAGGGCGACCTTATTATAAACACCCACAGCTCCTCACATCAAACCCTTCTTTCTGGTCTAAAGAAGAGCCCTTTTAAGACAAAACTATCTGGCAACTATATCAATATCGGTTTCATCATGAAACCCCACTGCTATTCTCTTATCAAGCAACACCTCAACACGCCACTACTCCATCAAATAGCAGAGGCCCTATACGATCATTTTTTCAATCAACCAACCATCGATAGTTGGTTCCTACAGCAACTTCTAAAGCCACTGTTCTCTTCTAAGAACATACCCACTCCTGTATCGAATCTTGCCTTCCACCTTTCGAACAGCATAGAAGAGAAGAAGAGGATTCAAACACTTGAAAGCCATACCATTTCGAACAAACACCTTATCTCTCTTTTTAAGAAAACATATGGAATTACTCCCAACCAGTTTCTACAACTTCAAAGAGTTAATCAAGCCATCACCATACAGTCGCAAAAAAACACTAAAAACCTCGCAGCCCTCGCTCTCGAAGTAGGTTTCTTCGACCAGTCCCATTTTATACGCACCTTCAAAAAGTTTTGTGGAGAGACACCACAGAAATTCTTTCAAAGAAATATCGGATAA
- the trmD gene encoding tRNA (guanosine(37)-N1)-methyltransferase TrmD — protein sequence MRIDILTVVPELLESPFNHSIMKRAQDKGLAEIHVHNIRDWSTDKHRKVDDYAFSTTAGMVMTIEPIERLINHLKSEREYDDVIYMTPDGKPFVQQDANTLSLQGNLIILCGHYKGVDQRVRDHFITKEITIGDYVLTGGELAAAIVCDAIIRLIPGVLSDETSALTDSFQDGLLSPPVYTRPAEYKGWKVPEILLSGNEKKVEEWKLEQAYERTKKIRPDLLDEEDM from the coding sequence ATGAGAATTGATATACTTACCGTAGTGCCTGAGCTGTTGGAGAGTCCTTTCAACCACTCTATTATGAAGAGAGCTCAAGACAAAGGTCTTGCCGAAATACATGTACATAACATTCGAGATTGGTCTACCGACAAACATCGTAAAGTAGACGACTATGCATTTAGTACTACTGCTGGAATGGTGATGACCATTGAGCCTATCGAACGTCTTATCAACCATCTTAAGTCAGAAAGAGAGTATGATGACGTGATCTATATGACTCCCGATGGCAAACCTTTTGTCCAACAAGATGCCAACACCCTATCTTTACAAGGAAACTTGATCATTCTTTGTGGACACTACAAAGGAGTGGATCAGAGAGTTCGAGATCATTTTATTACCAAAGAGATCACCATTGGAGACTACGTCCTTACTGGAGGAGAGTTGGCTGCAGCCATTGTTTGCGATGCCATCATCCGACTAATCCCAGGCGTATTGTCCGACGAAACATCTGCGCTAACAGACTCTTTTCAAGATGGGCTATTGAGCCCTCCTGTTTACACCCGTCCTGCAGAATATAAGGGATGGAAGGTTCCAGAAATTCTTCTCTCAGGAAATGAGAAAAAAGTAGAAGAGTGGAAGCTTGAACAAGCTTATGAAAGAACAAAGAAAATTAGACCAGATCTTTTAGACGAAGAGGATATGTAA
- a CDS encoding DUF349 domain-containing protein, with product MSKMDGDLQEMNTDNQSVENEKSLESSKEAKSIHLSDIVDESKEFSMSNKEELISDMKKLMKYPNISEIRDSVEKIEKSFSAFKIVENQQLKDAFIASGEKEEDFAPPIDLLEKDFRDLMQQYHERRKNLRAQKESMQKANLIEKENIIQEIKGYLEGKSFAKNEYDRVRELQTLWGKTGPVPSDKYKEQNERYRFALDQFYDYVRINREFIEVDQKKNEDLKSELCEAVEALAQSEDSVDAFKELQLLHERWKEIGFVRSDVKQPLWDRFSAATSVVNKNYHAYQNGRRVKQNQDIEKKKELTQRITDIITQEFERYKDISAYTDEVVALQKSWKELGIYYMKEDRKLSETFRNGCNMFFAQKRKLQKELKMLYQDVIDRKEAICKEAELLTASEDLESTTARLIELQRDWKGAGNVPPKMSEEIWQRFKKACDSFFDRKKGVQKASVAEEKTHYEQKLSLMELVDTFVSTGDIEEDSAKIRDFIKQWDAIGMVPKNKVVELNKRYHSTLDAALEKVDLNPKEKVLFRFNMRLESMQKSRDREYLLNKERNNLLAKMEKLQGELRTTKNNMGFFASAVDSPLMKEVNDRMDHLQTQLSEFSLQLDRVNALLRE from the coding sequence ATGAGTAAAATGGACGGCGACTTGCAAGAAATGAACACAGACAATCAGTCTGTTGAGAATGAAAAGAGTTTGGAATCCTCAAAAGAGGCTAAATCGATTCATCTAAGTGATATTGTTGACGAGAGTAAGGAATTCTCTATGTCAAACAAAGAAGAGTTGATCTCGGATATGAAGAAGTTGATGAAATATCCAAATATTTCAGAAATACGAGATTCTGTCGAAAAGATCGAAAAGTCTTTTTCTGCTTTTAAGATTGTTGAAAATCAACAGTTGAAAGATGCATTTATTGCATCGGGTGAGAAAGAGGAGGATTTTGCTCCACCTATTGATCTTCTAGAAAAAGATTTTCGAGATTTGATGCAACAGTATCATGAAAGACGTAAAAACTTGCGTGCTCAAAAAGAGTCAATGCAAAAGGCAAATTTGATTGAAAAAGAGAATATCATTCAGGAGATCAAAGGTTACCTTGAGGGCAAAAGTTTTGCGAAAAATGAATACGATAGAGTGAGAGAGTTACAAACTCTTTGGGGAAAAACAGGTCCCGTTCCTTCAGATAAATACAAAGAACAGAACGAAAGGTATCGATTTGCTCTCGATCAGTTTTATGATTATGTTCGAATCAATAGAGAATTTATTGAGGTAGATCAAAAGAAAAATGAGGATTTGAAGAGTGAGCTTTGTGAAGCAGTAGAGGCTTTGGCTCAATCGGAAGATTCAGTGGATGCTTTCAAGGAGCTTCAACTTCTACATGAGAGATGGAAAGAGATCGGGTTTGTGCGCTCTGATGTAAAACAGCCGTTATGGGATCGTTTTAGTGCAGCTACTTCTGTTGTCAATAAGAATTACCATGCATATCAGAATGGCCGTAGAGTAAAACAAAACCAAGATATTGAGAAGAAAAAAGAGTTAACGCAGAGAATCACAGATATTATCACTCAAGAATTTGAGCGTTACAAAGATATTAGTGCCTACACTGACGAGGTGGTTGCGCTACAGAAATCATGGAAAGAGCTTGGGATCTACTATATGAAAGAGGATCGCAAGTTAAGCGAAACGTTTAGAAATGGATGTAACATGTTCTTTGCCCAGAAGCGTAAATTGCAGAAGGAGTTGAAGATGTTATATCAAGATGTTATTGATAGAAAAGAGGCGATTTGTAAAGAAGCCGAATTGCTTACTGCTAGTGAAGATCTTGAGTCTACCACTGCTCGCTTGATTGAACTTCAACGTGATTGGAAGGGTGCTGGTAATGTACCACCAAAAATGAGTGAAGAGATATGGCAGCGTTTCAAAAAAGCGTGTGATTCGTTCTTTGATCGTAAGAAGGGAGTGCAGAAAGCCAGTGTGGCAGAAGAGAAAACCCATTACGAGCAGAAGCTCTCTTTAATGGAGCTGGTTGACACTTTTGTGTCAACAGGGGATATTGAAGAAGATAGTGCGAAAATTAGAGACTTTATTAAACAATGGGATGCCATTGGCATGGTCCCTAAGAATAAAGTGGTTGAATTGAATAAGAGATATCATTCGACTTTGGATGCTGCTTTGGAGAAGGTGGACCTTAATCCTAAAGAAAAAGTGCTTTTCCGTTTTAATATGAGATTGGAGAGCATGCAAAAAAGTCGTGATAGAGAGTATCTTCTAAATAAAGAGCGTAATAACCTTCTCGCTAAGATGGAGAAATTGCAAGGTGAATTGAGAACCACAAAAAACAATATGGGATTCTTCGCTTCAGCTGTAGACTCTCCTCTTATGAAAGAGGTAAACGACCGTATGGATCACTTGCAAACTCAATTAAGTGAGTTTTCTCTACAGTTAGATCGTGTAAATGCGCTTTTAAGAGAATAA